One Gossypium hirsutum isolate 1008001.06 chromosome A11, Gossypium_hirsutum_v2.1, whole genome shotgun sequence genomic window carries:
- the LOC107924638 gene encoding CSC1-like protein At4g02900 isoform X1, with the protein MANLGEISVSAALNLLSAFAFLVAFAILRLQPINDRVYFPKWYRRGIRNSPRRSGVCVTRFVNLDWRTYIKFLNWMPAAFRMPELELIDHAGLDSVVYIRIYLLGLKVIGPLAVLAFLVLVPVNWKGETLEGVKNLAYNDIDKLSISNVPDGSKRFWVHIVMSYVFALWTFYVLYVEYKEVAAMRLRYLASENRRPDQFTVLVRNVPPDPDETVSEHIEHFFRVNHPDSYLTHQVVYNANKLAKLVQKKKSLQNWYTYYFNKYERTSKRPITRTGFGGVVGTKVDAIDYYSSEIQKLSEAEALEREKVLSDPKAIVRAAFVSFKSRWAAAVCAQTQLSHNPTIWLTEWAPEPRDVYWRNLAIPYFDLTIRRLLMAIALFFLIFFFMIPIAFVQSLANIEGIEKVFPFLTPLIETKSVRSFIQGFLPGIVLKIFLILLPTILMMMSKVEGFSSCSSLDRRSAGKYHLFLLINVFLGSIITGTAFQQLKTFLHQPLTEIPKTVGESIPMKATFFITYIMVDGWAGIAAEILRLVPLVIFHLKNMFLVKTEQDREEAMDPGCLNFATYEPKIQLYFLLGLVYSAVTPVLLPFVIIFFAFSYVVFRHQVINVYAQRYESGGSFWPDVHRRLLIGLLISQLLLMGLLSTKSVEKSTIALLPLPILTIWFHVYCKGRFQSAFVRFSLQDAMTKDTLERATEPNLNLRAYLKDAYVHPVFKGRIHFESPLLVPDEENNTLVLTRRSS; encoded by the exons ATGGCGAACCTCGGAGAGATATCTGTTTCAGCTGCTTTGAATCTTCTCTCTGCATTTGCATTCCTTGTGGCTTTTGCAATATTGAGGCTTCAACCAATTAATGATAGGGTTTACTTTCCGAAATGGTATCGAAGGGGGATAAGAAACAGCCCGAGGCGATCTGGAGTATGCGTAACCCGATTTGTCAACTTAGATTGGAGGACATACATTAAATTCTTGAATTGGATGCCTGCAGCTTTTAGAATGCCTGAACTCGAACTCATTGATCATGCTGGGCTCGATTCTGTTGTATATATTCGAATTTACCTTCTCGG CTTGAAAGTAATTGGCCCCTTAGCTGTGCTAGCCTTTTTGGTTTTGGTCCCTGTCAATTGGAAGGGGGAAACATTAGAGGGTGTCAAGAATTTAGCATACAACGACATCGACAAGCTGTCAATATCAAATGTTCCAGATGGATCAAAAAG GTTCTGGGTGCATATTGTTATGTCATATGTATTTGCACTTTGGACATTTTATGTGCTATATGTTGAATACAAAGAAGTAGCTGCTATGAGGTTACGATATCTAGCATCAGAAAATCGTCGTCCTGATCAATTCACT GTTCTAGTGAGAAATGTTCCTCCTGATCCTGATGAAACAGTTAGTGAGCACATTGAACATTTTTTTCGTGTAAATCACCCTGACTCTTATCTCACTCATCAG GTTGTATATAACGCAAATAAGCTTGCAAAATTGGTTCAAAAGAAGAAGAGTTTACAAAATTGGTATACTTACTACTTTAATAAGTATGAGAGGACTTCAAAGAGGCCGATCACAAGG acAGGTTTCGGTGGTGTTGTTGGCACTAAAGTTGATGCAATCGATTATTACTCTTCTGAGATTCAGAAGCTGAGTGAAGCA GAAGCTTTAGAAAGAGAAAAAGTCCTGAGTGATCCAAAGGCCATAGTTCGAGCAGCATTTGTTTCATTCAAGTCCCGATGGGCGGCTGCTGTCTGTGCTCAAACTCAGTTATCCCATAACCCAACAATTTGGTTGACAGAATGGGCCCCTGAGCCACGTGATGTTTATTGGAGGAATCTTGCAATACCATATTTTGATCTCACCATTCGAAGGTTGCTCATGGCCATTgcacttttttttcttattttcttcttcatGATCCCTATAGCTTTTGTTCAATCTCTAGCCAATATTGAAGGGATTGAGAAGGTTTTTCCTTTCTTGACGCCTTTAATAGAAAC GAAGTCTGTCAGGTCCTTCATCCAAGGGTTTCTCCCTGGGATTGTACTAAAGATATTTCTCATTCTACTTCCAACAATTCTTATGATGATGTCCAAGGTAGAAGGATTTTCATCATGCTCATCTTTGGATAGAAGATCAGCTGGGAAATATCACCTATTCCTTCTCATAAATGTATTTCTTGGAAGTATTATCACTGGCACGGCATTTCAGCAGCTTAAAACTTTCCTTCACCAGCCTCTAACAGA GATTCCAAAAACTGTTGGTGAATCTATCCCAATGAAAGCCACTTTTTTCATTACTTATATAATGGTTGATGGATGGGCGGGGATTGCTGCAGAAATCCTCAGATTAGTACCGTTAGTCATTTTCCACctgaaaaatatgtttttagtGAAAACAGAACAAGATAGGGAGGAAGCAATGGATCCTGGTTGTTTGAACTTTGCAACATATGAACCAAAGATACAATTGTATTTCTTGCTTGGACTTGTTTACTCTGCCGTCACACCTGTACTTCTTCCTTTTGTCATCATCTTCTTTGCTTTTTCCTATGTGGTATTTCGTCACCAG GTAATCAACGTGTACGCTCAAAGATACGAGAGTGGAGGCTCATTTTGGCCAGATGTGCATCGACGTCTGCTTATTGGTTTACTAATATCTCAACTTCTTCTAATGGGATTGTTGAGCACAAAGAGCGTTGAGAAGTCAACAATTGCGCTTCTTCCTCTTCCTATTTTGACCATTTGGTTTCATGTATACTGCAAGGGCCGTTTCCAATCTGCATTTGTAAGGTTCTCGTTGCAG GATGCAATGACCAAAGATACCCTAGAACGGGCAACAGAGCCTAACCTAAACTTGAGAGCCTACCTTAAGGATGCTTATGTACATCCAGTTTTCAAGGGCAGAATCCACTTCGAGAGCCCTCTGTTGGTTCCTGATGAAGAGAACAACACGCTTGTTCTGACAAGGAGGAGCAGTTAA
- the LOC107924638 gene encoding CSC1-like protein At4g02900 isoform X2, producing MANLGEISVSAALNLLSAFAFLVAFAILRLQPINDRVYFPKWYRRGIRNSPRRSGVCVTRFVNLDWRTYIKFLNWMPAAFRMPELELIDHAGLDSVVYIRIYLLGLKVIGPLAVLAFLVLVPVNWKGETLEGVKNLAYNDIDKLSISNVPDGSKRFWVHIVMSYVFALWTFYVLYVEYKEVAAMRLRYLASENRRPDQFTVLVRNVPPDPDETVSEHIEHFFRVVYNANKLAKLVQKKKSLQNWYTYYFNKYERTSKRPITRTGFGGVVGTKVDAIDYYSSEIQKLSEAEALEREKVLSDPKAIVRAAFVSFKSRWAAAVCAQTQLSHNPTIWLTEWAPEPRDVYWRNLAIPYFDLTIRRLLMAIALFFLIFFFMIPIAFVQSLANIEGIEKVFPFLTPLIETKSVRSFIQGFLPGIVLKIFLILLPTILMMMSKVEGFSSCSSLDRRSAGKYHLFLLINVFLGSIITGTAFQQLKTFLHQPLTEIPKTVGESIPMKATFFITYIMVDGWAGIAAEILRLVPLVIFHLKNMFLVKTEQDREEAMDPGCLNFATYEPKIQLYFLLGLVYSAVTPVLLPFVIIFFAFSYVVFRHQVINVYAQRYESGGSFWPDVHRRLLIGLLISQLLLMGLLSTKSVEKSTIALLPLPILTIWFHVYCKGRFQSAFVRFSLQDAMTKDTLERATEPNLNLRAYLKDAYVHPVFKGRIHFESPLLVPDEENNTLVLTRRSS from the exons ATGGCGAACCTCGGAGAGATATCTGTTTCAGCTGCTTTGAATCTTCTCTCTGCATTTGCATTCCTTGTGGCTTTTGCAATATTGAGGCTTCAACCAATTAATGATAGGGTTTACTTTCCGAAATGGTATCGAAGGGGGATAAGAAACAGCCCGAGGCGATCTGGAGTATGCGTAACCCGATTTGTCAACTTAGATTGGAGGACATACATTAAATTCTTGAATTGGATGCCTGCAGCTTTTAGAATGCCTGAACTCGAACTCATTGATCATGCTGGGCTCGATTCTGTTGTATATATTCGAATTTACCTTCTCGG CTTGAAAGTAATTGGCCCCTTAGCTGTGCTAGCCTTTTTGGTTTTGGTCCCTGTCAATTGGAAGGGGGAAACATTAGAGGGTGTCAAGAATTTAGCATACAACGACATCGACAAGCTGTCAATATCAAATGTTCCAGATGGATCAAAAAG GTTCTGGGTGCATATTGTTATGTCATATGTATTTGCACTTTGGACATTTTATGTGCTATATGTTGAATACAAAGAAGTAGCTGCTATGAGGTTACGATATCTAGCATCAGAAAATCGTCGTCCTGATCAATTCACT GTTCTAGTGAGAAATGTTCCTCCTGATCCTGATGAAACAGTTAGTGAGCACATTGAACATTTTTTTCGT GTTGTATATAACGCAAATAAGCTTGCAAAATTGGTTCAAAAGAAGAAGAGTTTACAAAATTGGTATACTTACTACTTTAATAAGTATGAGAGGACTTCAAAGAGGCCGATCACAAGG acAGGTTTCGGTGGTGTTGTTGGCACTAAAGTTGATGCAATCGATTATTACTCTTCTGAGATTCAGAAGCTGAGTGAAGCA GAAGCTTTAGAAAGAGAAAAAGTCCTGAGTGATCCAAAGGCCATAGTTCGAGCAGCATTTGTTTCATTCAAGTCCCGATGGGCGGCTGCTGTCTGTGCTCAAACTCAGTTATCCCATAACCCAACAATTTGGTTGACAGAATGGGCCCCTGAGCCACGTGATGTTTATTGGAGGAATCTTGCAATACCATATTTTGATCTCACCATTCGAAGGTTGCTCATGGCCATTgcacttttttttcttattttcttcttcatGATCCCTATAGCTTTTGTTCAATCTCTAGCCAATATTGAAGGGATTGAGAAGGTTTTTCCTTTCTTGACGCCTTTAATAGAAAC GAAGTCTGTCAGGTCCTTCATCCAAGGGTTTCTCCCTGGGATTGTACTAAAGATATTTCTCATTCTACTTCCAACAATTCTTATGATGATGTCCAAGGTAGAAGGATTTTCATCATGCTCATCTTTGGATAGAAGATCAGCTGGGAAATATCACCTATTCCTTCTCATAAATGTATTTCTTGGAAGTATTATCACTGGCACGGCATTTCAGCAGCTTAAAACTTTCCTTCACCAGCCTCTAACAGA GATTCCAAAAACTGTTGGTGAATCTATCCCAATGAAAGCCACTTTTTTCATTACTTATATAATGGTTGATGGATGGGCGGGGATTGCTGCAGAAATCCTCAGATTAGTACCGTTAGTCATTTTCCACctgaaaaatatgtttttagtGAAAACAGAACAAGATAGGGAGGAAGCAATGGATCCTGGTTGTTTGAACTTTGCAACATATGAACCAAAGATACAATTGTATTTCTTGCTTGGACTTGTTTACTCTGCCGTCACACCTGTACTTCTTCCTTTTGTCATCATCTTCTTTGCTTTTTCCTATGTGGTATTTCGTCACCAG GTAATCAACGTGTACGCTCAAAGATACGAGAGTGGAGGCTCATTTTGGCCAGATGTGCATCGACGTCTGCTTATTGGTTTACTAATATCTCAACTTCTTCTAATGGGATTGTTGAGCACAAAGAGCGTTGAGAAGTCAACAATTGCGCTTCTTCCTCTTCCTATTTTGACCATTTGGTTTCATGTATACTGCAAGGGCCGTTTCCAATCTGCATTTGTAAGGTTCTCGTTGCAG GATGCAATGACCAAAGATACCCTAGAACGGGCAACAGAGCCTAACCTAAACTTGAGAGCCTACCTTAAGGATGCTTATGTACATCCAGTTTTCAAGGGCAGAATCCACTTCGAGAGCCCTCTGTTGGTTCCTGATGAAGAGAACAACACGCTTGTTCTGACAAGGAGGAGCAGTTAA
- the LOC107924638 gene encoding CSC1-like protein At4g02900 isoform X3, whose amino-acid sequence MANLGEISVSAALNLLSAFAFLVAFAILRLQPINDRVYFPKWYRRGIRNSPRRSGVCVTRFVNLDWRTYIKFLNWMPAAFRMPELELIDHAGLDSVVYIRIYLLGLKVIGPLAVLAFLVLVPVNWKGETLEGVKNLAYNDIDKLSISNVPDGSKRFWVHIVMSYVFALWTFYVLYVEYKEVAAMRLRYLASENRRPDQFTVLVRNVPPDPDETVSEHIEHFFRVNHPDSYLTHQVVYNANKLAKLVQKKKSLQNWYTYYFNKYERTSKRPITRTGFGGVVGTKVDAIDYYSSEIQKLSEAEALEREKVLSDPKAIVRAAFVSFKSRWAAAVCAQTQLSHNPTIWLTEWAPEPRDVYWRNLAIPYFDLTIRRKSVRSFIQGFLPGIVLKIFLILLPTILMMMSKVEGFSSCSSLDRRSAGKYHLFLLINVFLGSIITGTAFQQLKTFLHQPLTEIPKTVGESIPMKATFFITYIMVDGWAGIAAEILRLVPLVIFHLKNMFLVKTEQDREEAMDPGCLNFATYEPKIQLYFLLGLVYSAVTPVLLPFVIIFFAFSYVVFRHQVINVYAQRYESGGSFWPDVHRRLLIGLLISQLLLMGLLSTKSVEKSTIALLPLPILTIWFHVYCKGRFQSAFVRFSLQDAMTKDTLERATEPNLNLRAYLKDAYVHPVFKGRIHFESPLLVPDEENNTLVLTRRSS is encoded by the exons ATGGCGAACCTCGGAGAGATATCTGTTTCAGCTGCTTTGAATCTTCTCTCTGCATTTGCATTCCTTGTGGCTTTTGCAATATTGAGGCTTCAACCAATTAATGATAGGGTTTACTTTCCGAAATGGTATCGAAGGGGGATAAGAAACAGCCCGAGGCGATCTGGAGTATGCGTAACCCGATTTGTCAACTTAGATTGGAGGACATACATTAAATTCTTGAATTGGATGCCTGCAGCTTTTAGAATGCCTGAACTCGAACTCATTGATCATGCTGGGCTCGATTCTGTTGTATATATTCGAATTTACCTTCTCGG CTTGAAAGTAATTGGCCCCTTAGCTGTGCTAGCCTTTTTGGTTTTGGTCCCTGTCAATTGGAAGGGGGAAACATTAGAGGGTGTCAAGAATTTAGCATACAACGACATCGACAAGCTGTCAATATCAAATGTTCCAGATGGATCAAAAAG GTTCTGGGTGCATATTGTTATGTCATATGTATTTGCACTTTGGACATTTTATGTGCTATATGTTGAATACAAAGAAGTAGCTGCTATGAGGTTACGATATCTAGCATCAGAAAATCGTCGTCCTGATCAATTCACT GTTCTAGTGAGAAATGTTCCTCCTGATCCTGATGAAACAGTTAGTGAGCACATTGAACATTTTTTTCGTGTAAATCACCCTGACTCTTATCTCACTCATCAG GTTGTATATAACGCAAATAAGCTTGCAAAATTGGTTCAAAAGAAGAAGAGTTTACAAAATTGGTATACTTACTACTTTAATAAGTATGAGAGGACTTCAAAGAGGCCGATCACAAGG acAGGTTTCGGTGGTGTTGTTGGCACTAAAGTTGATGCAATCGATTATTACTCTTCTGAGATTCAGAAGCTGAGTGAAGCA GAAGCTTTAGAAAGAGAAAAAGTCCTGAGTGATCCAAAGGCCATAGTTCGAGCAGCATTTGTTTCATTCAAGTCCCGATGGGCGGCTGCTGTCTGTGCTCAAACTCAGTTATCCCATAACCCAACAATTTGGTTGACAGAATGGGCCCCTGAGCCACGTGATGTTTATTGGAGGAATCTTGCAATACCATATTTTGATCTCACCATTCGAAG GAAGTCTGTCAGGTCCTTCATCCAAGGGTTTCTCCCTGGGATTGTACTAAAGATATTTCTCATTCTACTTCCAACAATTCTTATGATGATGTCCAAGGTAGAAGGATTTTCATCATGCTCATCTTTGGATAGAAGATCAGCTGGGAAATATCACCTATTCCTTCTCATAAATGTATTTCTTGGAAGTATTATCACTGGCACGGCATTTCAGCAGCTTAAAACTTTCCTTCACCAGCCTCTAACAGA GATTCCAAAAACTGTTGGTGAATCTATCCCAATGAAAGCCACTTTTTTCATTACTTATATAATGGTTGATGGATGGGCGGGGATTGCTGCAGAAATCCTCAGATTAGTACCGTTAGTCATTTTCCACctgaaaaatatgtttttagtGAAAACAGAACAAGATAGGGAGGAAGCAATGGATCCTGGTTGTTTGAACTTTGCAACATATGAACCAAAGATACAATTGTATTTCTTGCTTGGACTTGTTTACTCTGCCGTCACACCTGTACTTCTTCCTTTTGTCATCATCTTCTTTGCTTTTTCCTATGTGGTATTTCGTCACCAG GTAATCAACGTGTACGCTCAAAGATACGAGAGTGGAGGCTCATTTTGGCCAGATGTGCATCGACGTCTGCTTATTGGTTTACTAATATCTCAACTTCTTCTAATGGGATTGTTGAGCACAAAGAGCGTTGAGAAGTCAACAATTGCGCTTCTTCCTCTTCCTATTTTGACCATTTGGTTTCATGTATACTGCAAGGGCCGTTTCCAATCTGCATTTGTAAGGTTCTCGTTGCAG GATGCAATGACCAAAGATACCCTAGAACGGGCAACAGAGCCTAACCTAAACTTGAGAGCCTACCTTAAGGATGCTTATGTACATCCAGTTTTCAAGGGCAGAATCCACTTCGAGAGCCCTCTGTTGGTTCCTGATGAAGAGAACAACACGCTTGTTCTGACAAGGAGGAGCAGTTAA
- the LOC107924638 gene encoding CSC1-like protein At4g02900 isoform X4, with product MRFQFILFRFWVHIVMSYVFALWTFYVLYVEYKEVAAMRLRYLASENRRPDQFTVLVRNVPPDPDETVSEHIEHFFRVNHPDSYLTHQVVYNANKLAKLVQKKKSLQNWYTYYFNKYERTSKRPITRTGFGGVVGTKVDAIDYYSSEIQKLSEAEALEREKVLSDPKAIVRAAFVSFKSRWAAAVCAQTQLSHNPTIWLTEWAPEPRDVYWRNLAIPYFDLTIRRLLMAIALFFLIFFFMIPIAFVQSLANIEGIEKVFPFLTPLIETKSVRSFIQGFLPGIVLKIFLILLPTILMMMSKVEGFSSCSSLDRRSAGKYHLFLLINVFLGSIITGTAFQQLKTFLHQPLTEIPKTVGESIPMKATFFITYIMVDGWAGIAAEILRLVPLVIFHLKNMFLVKTEQDREEAMDPGCLNFATYEPKIQLYFLLGLVYSAVTPVLLPFVIIFFAFSYVVFRHQVINVYAQRYESGGSFWPDVHRRLLIGLLISQLLLMGLLSTKSVEKSTIALLPLPILTIWFHVYCKGRFQSAFVRFSLQDAMTKDTLERATEPNLNLRAYLKDAYVHPVFKGRIHFESPLLVPDEENNTLVLTRRSS from the exons ATGAGGTTTCAGTTTATCCTTTTCAGGTTCTGGGTGCATATTGTTATGTCATATGTATTTGCACTTTGGACATTTTATGTGCTATATGTTGAATACAAAGAAGTAGCTGCTATGAGGTTACGATATCTAGCATCAGAAAATCGTCGTCCTGATCAATTCACT GTTCTAGTGAGAAATGTTCCTCCTGATCCTGATGAAACAGTTAGTGAGCACATTGAACATTTTTTTCGTGTAAATCACCCTGACTCTTATCTCACTCATCAG GTTGTATATAACGCAAATAAGCTTGCAAAATTGGTTCAAAAGAAGAAGAGTTTACAAAATTGGTATACTTACTACTTTAATAAGTATGAGAGGACTTCAAAGAGGCCGATCACAAGG acAGGTTTCGGTGGTGTTGTTGGCACTAAAGTTGATGCAATCGATTATTACTCTTCTGAGATTCAGAAGCTGAGTGAAGCA GAAGCTTTAGAAAGAGAAAAAGTCCTGAGTGATCCAAAGGCCATAGTTCGAGCAGCATTTGTTTCATTCAAGTCCCGATGGGCGGCTGCTGTCTGTGCTCAAACTCAGTTATCCCATAACCCAACAATTTGGTTGACAGAATGGGCCCCTGAGCCACGTGATGTTTATTGGAGGAATCTTGCAATACCATATTTTGATCTCACCATTCGAAGGTTGCTCATGGCCATTgcacttttttttcttattttcttcttcatGATCCCTATAGCTTTTGTTCAATCTCTAGCCAATATTGAAGGGATTGAGAAGGTTTTTCCTTTCTTGACGCCTTTAATAGAAAC GAAGTCTGTCAGGTCCTTCATCCAAGGGTTTCTCCCTGGGATTGTACTAAAGATATTTCTCATTCTACTTCCAACAATTCTTATGATGATGTCCAAGGTAGAAGGATTTTCATCATGCTCATCTTTGGATAGAAGATCAGCTGGGAAATATCACCTATTCCTTCTCATAAATGTATTTCTTGGAAGTATTATCACTGGCACGGCATTTCAGCAGCTTAAAACTTTCCTTCACCAGCCTCTAACAGA GATTCCAAAAACTGTTGGTGAATCTATCCCAATGAAAGCCACTTTTTTCATTACTTATATAATGGTTGATGGATGGGCGGGGATTGCTGCAGAAATCCTCAGATTAGTACCGTTAGTCATTTTCCACctgaaaaatatgtttttagtGAAAACAGAACAAGATAGGGAGGAAGCAATGGATCCTGGTTGTTTGAACTTTGCAACATATGAACCAAAGATACAATTGTATTTCTTGCTTGGACTTGTTTACTCTGCCGTCACACCTGTACTTCTTCCTTTTGTCATCATCTTCTTTGCTTTTTCCTATGTGGTATTTCGTCACCAG GTAATCAACGTGTACGCTCAAAGATACGAGAGTGGAGGCTCATTTTGGCCAGATGTGCATCGACGTCTGCTTATTGGTTTACTAATATCTCAACTTCTTCTAATGGGATTGTTGAGCACAAAGAGCGTTGAGAAGTCAACAATTGCGCTTCTTCCTCTTCCTATTTTGACCATTTGGTTTCATGTATACTGCAAGGGCCGTTTCCAATCTGCATTTGTAAGGTTCTCGTTGCAG GATGCAATGACCAAAGATACCCTAGAACGGGCAACAGAGCCTAACCTAAACTTGAGAGCCTACCTTAAGGATGCTTATGTACATCCAGTTTTCAAGGGCAGAATCCACTTCGAGAGCCCTCTGTTGGTTCCTGATGAAGAGAACAACACGCTTGTTCTGACAAGGAGGAGCAGTTAA
- the LOC107924638 gene encoding CSC1-like protein At4g02900 isoform X5 codes for MSYVFALWTFYVLYVEYKEVAAMRLRYLASENRRPDQFTVLVRNVPPDPDETVSEHIEHFFRVNHPDSYLTHQVVYNANKLAKLVQKKKSLQNWYTYYFNKYERTSKRPITRTGFGGVVGTKVDAIDYYSSEIQKLSEAEALEREKVLSDPKAIVRAAFVSFKSRWAAAVCAQTQLSHNPTIWLTEWAPEPRDVYWRNLAIPYFDLTIRRLLMAIALFFLIFFFMIPIAFVQSLANIEGIEKVFPFLTPLIETKSVRSFIQGFLPGIVLKIFLILLPTILMMMSKVEGFSSCSSLDRRSAGKYHLFLLINVFLGSIITGTAFQQLKTFLHQPLTEIPKTVGESIPMKATFFITYIMVDGWAGIAAEILRLVPLVIFHLKNMFLVKTEQDREEAMDPGCLNFATYEPKIQLYFLLGLVYSAVTPVLLPFVIIFFAFSYVVFRHQVINVYAQRYESGGSFWPDVHRRLLIGLLISQLLLMGLLSTKSVEKSTIALLPLPILTIWFHVYCKGRFQSAFVRFSLQDAMTKDTLERATEPNLNLRAYLKDAYVHPVFKGRIHFESPLLVPDEENNTLVLTRRSS; via the exons ATGTCATATGTATTTGCACTTTGGACATTTTATGTGCTATATGTTGAATACAAAGAAGTAGCTGCTATGAGGTTACGATATCTAGCATCAGAAAATCGTCGTCCTGATCAATTCACT GTTCTAGTGAGAAATGTTCCTCCTGATCCTGATGAAACAGTTAGTGAGCACATTGAACATTTTTTTCGTGTAAATCACCCTGACTCTTATCTCACTCATCAG GTTGTATATAACGCAAATAAGCTTGCAAAATTGGTTCAAAAGAAGAAGAGTTTACAAAATTGGTATACTTACTACTTTAATAAGTATGAGAGGACTTCAAAGAGGCCGATCACAAGG acAGGTTTCGGTGGTGTTGTTGGCACTAAAGTTGATGCAATCGATTATTACTCTTCTGAGATTCAGAAGCTGAGTGAAGCA GAAGCTTTAGAAAGAGAAAAAGTCCTGAGTGATCCAAAGGCCATAGTTCGAGCAGCATTTGTTTCATTCAAGTCCCGATGGGCGGCTGCTGTCTGTGCTCAAACTCAGTTATCCCATAACCCAACAATTTGGTTGACAGAATGGGCCCCTGAGCCACGTGATGTTTATTGGAGGAATCTTGCAATACCATATTTTGATCTCACCATTCGAAGGTTGCTCATGGCCATTgcacttttttttcttattttcttcttcatGATCCCTATAGCTTTTGTTCAATCTCTAGCCAATATTGAAGGGATTGAGAAGGTTTTTCCTTTCTTGACGCCTTTAATAGAAAC GAAGTCTGTCAGGTCCTTCATCCAAGGGTTTCTCCCTGGGATTGTACTAAAGATATTTCTCATTCTACTTCCAACAATTCTTATGATGATGTCCAAGGTAGAAGGATTTTCATCATGCTCATCTTTGGATAGAAGATCAGCTGGGAAATATCACCTATTCCTTCTCATAAATGTATTTCTTGGAAGTATTATCACTGGCACGGCATTTCAGCAGCTTAAAACTTTCCTTCACCAGCCTCTAACAGA GATTCCAAAAACTGTTGGTGAATCTATCCCAATGAAAGCCACTTTTTTCATTACTTATATAATGGTTGATGGATGGGCGGGGATTGCTGCAGAAATCCTCAGATTAGTACCGTTAGTCATTTTCCACctgaaaaatatgtttttagtGAAAACAGAACAAGATAGGGAGGAAGCAATGGATCCTGGTTGTTTGAACTTTGCAACATATGAACCAAAGATACAATTGTATTTCTTGCTTGGACTTGTTTACTCTGCCGTCACACCTGTACTTCTTCCTTTTGTCATCATCTTCTTTGCTTTTTCCTATGTGGTATTTCGTCACCAG GTAATCAACGTGTACGCTCAAAGATACGAGAGTGGAGGCTCATTTTGGCCAGATGTGCATCGACGTCTGCTTATTGGTTTACTAATATCTCAACTTCTTCTAATGGGATTGTTGAGCACAAAGAGCGTTGAGAAGTCAACAATTGCGCTTCTTCCTCTTCCTATTTTGACCATTTGGTTTCATGTATACTGCAAGGGCCGTTTCCAATCTGCATTTGTAAGGTTCTCGTTGCAG GATGCAATGACCAAAGATACCCTAGAACGGGCAACAGAGCCTAACCTAAACTTGAGAGCCTACCTTAAGGATGCTTATGTACATCCAGTTTTCAAGGGCAGAATCCACTTCGAGAGCCCTCTGTTGGTTCCTGATGAAGAGAACAACACGCTTGTTCTGACAAGGAGGAGCAGTTAA